In one Lycium barbarum isolate Lr01 chromosome 7, ASM1917538v2, whole genome shotgun sequence genomic region, the following are encoded:
- the LOC132604059 gene encoding protein SOB FIVE-LIKE 5-like produces the protein MDISGSECTSECESGWTMYFDEFSYSSDQFNGVKGRSVCEIDEYRGKSTYVVEDLSMVSDASSGPPHNFHEDKEYNYEENGYMFYPSVTENTKAKQRRNMNEQSGKEQNLYLDDTASSPVSDFQKDTTGFYNDTTYMEQVAGYSGTYSKGKSVLGKHFGFLKTSVDGKSSSEKSGVLKGRKRG, from the exons ATGGACATATCAGGTTCTGAATGCACTAGTGAGTGTGAATCTGGATGGACAATGTACTTTGATGAATTCTCATATTCTTCAGATCAATTCAATGGAGTTAAAGGGAGAAGTGTTTGTGAAATAGATGAATATAGGGGAAAATCAACATATGTAGTTGAAGATTTGTCTATGGTTTCTGATGCTTCATCTGGTCCACCACATAATTTTCATGAGGATAAAGAATACAACTATGAAGAAAATGGATACATGTTTTATCCTTCTGTGACTGAAAACACAAAGGCTAAGCAAAGAAGGAATATGAATGAGCAGAGTGGAAAAGAACAGAATCTTTATCTTGATGACACTGCTAGTTCTCCAGTATCAGACTTCCAAAAG GATACCACAGGTTTTTATAATGATACAACTTACATGGAGCAAGTAGCAGGCTACTCTGGAACATATTCAAAG GGTAAATCTGTTCTAGGGAAACATTTTGGTTTCTTGAAAACATCTGTGGATGGGAAATCTTCATCTGAGAAATCTG GTGTTTTGAAGGGAAGAAAAAGGGGATGA